In Streptomyces canus, one DNA window encodes the following:
- a CDS encoding iron chaperone, which translates to MAASTRKTTRKTETFTDEERAAMKERAQEVKASARRGSRADKAAEDEAAVVAKIAEMADGDRAMAERIHAVVKASAPGLAPKLWYGMPAYAKDGKVVCFFQSAQKFNARYATFGFNDKANLDEGTMWPTAFALTKLTAADEARIGELVKRAAG; encoded by the coding sequence ATGGCGGCCAGTACGAGGAAGACGACCAGGAAGACCGAGACGTTCACCGACGAGGAGCGCGCCGCCATGAAGGAGCGCGCCCAGGAGGTGAAGGCGTCGGCGCGCCGCGGCTCGCGTGCCGACAAGGCGGCGGAGGACGAGGCAGCCGTGGTCGCGAAGATCGCCGAGATGGCGGACGGGGACCGGGCCATGGCCGAACGGATCCACGCCGTCGTCAAGGCGAGCGCGCCCGGTCTGGCGCCGAAGCTGTGGTACGGGATGCCCGCGTACGCCAAGGACGGCAAGGTCGTCTGTTTCTTCCAGAGCGCGCAGAAGTTCAACGCGCGGTACGCGACCTTCGGCTTCAACGACAAGGCGAACCTCGACGAGGGCACGATGTGGCCGACCGCCTTCGCGCTCACGAAGCTGACCGCGGCCGACGAGGCGCGGATCGGGGAACTCGTGAAGAGGGCGGCGGGCTGA
- a CDS encoding carboxymuconolactone decarboxylase family protein yields MQSRMQNPAVVLSDAMQPIQQLFKAVHSGGVDGQTLELVHLRVSQINGCSACVDGGAKTARKAGVSDERLATVAAWREAPYFTEEERAALALAEAATRLADRPDAVSDDVWDTAATYFDEKELAAIVLMIGVTNLFNRLNATTRQIAGAWG; encoded by the coding sequence ATGCAGTCCCGTATGCAGAACCCCGCCGTCGTCCTGTCCGACGCGATGCAGCCCATCCAGCAGCTCTTCAAGGCCGTGCACTCCGGTGGAGTGGACGGGCAGACGCTGGAGCTGGTGCATCTGCGGGTCAGTCAGATCAACGGCTGCAGCGCCTGTGTCGACGGCGGCGCCAAGACGGCCCGTAAGGCGGGAGTGAGCGACGAGCGGCTGGCCACGGTCGCCGCATGGAGGGAGGCCCCCTACTTCACCGAGGAGGAGCGGGCTGCGCTCGCGCTGGCCGAGGCGGCGACGCGTCTCGCCGACCGTCCCGACGCGGTGAGCGACGACGTCTGGGACACGGCCGCCACCTACTTCGACGAGAAGGAGCTCGCCGCGATCGTCCTGATGATCGGCGTGACGAACCTGTTCAACCGGCTCAACGCCACGACCCGGCAGATCGCCGGCGCGTGGGGGTGA
- a CDS encoding tetratricopeptide repeat protein, with the protein MVEHDRTVGGDPQEELAARLRLLQELSKRGVRALARDAGISSSSLSRYLSGQTVPPWPAVIALCRLVQRDPRPLRPLWERASSPLPAPPKTSRQVHPPSPPAGAPRPPRNDLPRDVPDFTGREAQLTAVLDGLGGSRVIAVDGMAGVGKTCLAVHAAHRLTADYPDAQLYLDLHGFTEGRKPLDPDRALRTLLAALDVPSEKVPQDGGVEELAACWRSELAHRRAVVVLDNAADAEQVRPLLPGAGSSVALITSRNRLLGLDEVPPVSLDVLTDLESAELLARASGEADGREGRLARDPESTAEVLRLCGRLPLALRLAAARLRHRPGWTVGILVERMAEGASEFDTAFAMSVRQLDRAKARLFRLLGLLPGSSFDEHVAAALADVPLRSAREMLEDLLDAHLVQQPAAGRYRLHDLVHQHARHATMEQDTGAARDRALTRVLDYYVHAAAAADAAMPFLSLSREATVDRPPAEPPHFDDKIAALIWFGTEYLNLLAAFEAAEEAGADRHMCELPRFMRAYFARRCGTTMLNGLFERSLAAAQRLDDPLQLAEAHSDLGFARYNAGRMAEASAAYEAAAPLVSRAGDTRSEAELTMRRGYLAWDQGYVEEPLGLFRLAGKLYADADCSMGTAHATAYEAWALLQLGHREEAARLARTALEAPPADGAWPPTLTALITLGVAIAHEDPDEAVGHLHRALALAREDGHQHNEAWCLNCLGVALRRMGRYEEALTRHEQAFALLDELFEDHWKIHFLSAYGETCRLAGLPDQALRLHHQALELAPKLGHRHAEALAHEGIAAILDETDPAAAAEHRAAGRAVLPDPHVTDVFRNGRMVWADGRS; encoded by the coding sequence GTGGTTGAGCACGACAGGACGGTGGGCGGCGACCCGCAGGAGGAGCTGGCTGCCCGGCTGCGCCTGCTCCAGGAGCTGTCGAAACGGGGCGTACGGGCCCTCGCGCGGGACGCGGGTATCAGCTCGTCGTCACTGTCCCGCTACCTCAGCGGCCAGACCGTTCCGCCCTGGCCCGCGGTGATCGCCCTGTGCCGCCTCGTCCAGCGCGACCCCCGCCCGCTGCGCCCGCTGTGGGAGCGGGCTTCCAGCCCTCTGCCGGCACCGCCGAAGACCAGTCGCCAGGTTCACCCCCCGTCACCGCCCGCCGGTGCCCCGCGCCCGCCCCGCAACGACCTCCCGCGGGACGTGCCCGACTTCACCGGCCGCGAGGCTCAGCTCACGGCCGTGCTCGACGGGCTGGGCGGCAGCCGGGTGATCGCCGTCGACGGCATGGCGGGCGTCGGCAAGACCTGCCTGGCCGTGCACGCCGCCCACCGGCTCACCGCCGACTACCCGGACGCCCAGCTCTACCTGGACCTGCACGGCTTCACCGAGGGCCGCAAGCCGCTCGACCCCGACCGCGCCCTGCGCACCCTGCTCGCCGCCCTCGACGTGCCCTCCGAGAAGGTGCCGCAGGACGGCGGAGTCGAGGAGCTGGCAGCCTGCTGGCGCTCCGAACTGGCCCACCGGCGGGCCGTCGTGGTCCTCGACAACGCCGCCGACGCCGAACAGGTCCGCCCGCTGCTGCCCGGCGCCGGCTCCTCCGTCGCCCTCATCACCAGCCGCAACCGGCTGCTCGGCCTGGACGAGGTCCCTCCGGTGTCGCTGGACGTGCTGACCGACCTGGAGAGCGCCGAGCTGCTGGCCCGCGCCAGCGGCGAGGCCGACGGCCGCGAAGGGCGCCTGGCCCGTGACCCCGAGTCCACGGCCGAGGTCCTGCGCCTGTGCGGTCGTCTGCCGTTGGCCCTGAGGCTGGCCGCGGCCCGGCTGCGGCACCGGCCGGGCTGGACCGTCGGCATCCTCGTCGAGCGGATGGCGGAGGGGGCGAGCGAGTTCGACACCGCGTTCGCCATGTCCGTACGGCAGTTGGACCGTGCCAAGGCCCGGCTGTTCCGTCTTCTGGGTCTGCTGCCGGGGTCGTCGTTCGACGAGCACGTGGCCGCCGCCCTGGCCGACGTGCCGCTGCGCAGCGCCCGCGAGATGCTGGAGGACCTGCTGGACGCGCACCTCGTCCAGCAGCCGGCGGCCGGCCGCTACCGCCTGCACGACCTGGTCCACCAGCACGCCCGCCACGCCACCATGGAGCAGGACACCGGGGCGGCACGGGACCGGGCGCTGACCAGGGTGCTCGACTACTACGTGCACGCGGCGGCAGCGGCGGATGCCGCGATGCCGTTCCTGTCCCTGAGCCGCGAGGCCACCGTGGACCGCCCACCGGCCGAACCGCCGCACTTCGACGACAAGATCGCGGCCCTGATCTGGTTCGGCACCGAGTACCTCAACCTGCTGGCCGCCTTCGAGGCGGCGGAGGAGGCCGGGGCCGACCGGCACATGTGCGAACTCCCGCGCTTCATGCGGGCGTACTTCGCCCGGCGCTGCGGCACCACGATGCTCAACGGCCTCTTCGAACGGTCCCTGGCCGCCGCGCAACGCCTCGACGACCCTCTGCAACTGGCCGAGGCACACAGCGACTTGGGATTCGCCCGCTACAACGCGGGCCGTATGGCGGAGGCGAGTGCCGCGTACGAGGCGGCGGCACCGCTGGTGTCGCGGGCCGGTGACACCCGCTCGGAGGCCGAACTGACCATGCGGCGCGGCTACTTGGCGTGGGACCAGGGATACGTCGAGGAGCCGCTGGGCCTGTTCCGGCTGGCGGGGAAGCTGTACGCGGACGCCGACTGCTCGATGGGCACGGCCCACGCGACCGCGTACGAGGCCTGGGCGCTGCTGCAACTGGGACACCGCGAGGAGGCGGCACGGTTGGCCCGAACCGCGCTGGAGGCCCCACCCGCCGACGGAGCATGGCCGCCCACCCTGACGGCCCTGATCACGCTGGGCGTGGCCATCGCCCACGAGGACCCCGACGAGGCCGTCGGCCACCTCCACCGGGCGCTCGCGCTGGCCCGTGAGGACGGCCACCAGCACAACGAGGCCTGGTGCCTGAACTGCCTCGGCGTCGCCCTGCGCCGGATGGGCCGCTACGAGGAGGCCCTGACCCGTCACGAGCAGGCGTTCGCGCTGCTGGACGAACTGTTCGAGGACCACTGGAAGATCCACTTCCTCAGCGCCTACGGCGAGACCTGCCGCCTGGCAGGCCTGCCCGACCAGGCCCTCCGCCTGCACCACCAGGCTCTGGAACTGGCCCCGAAACTGGGCCACCGCCACGCCGAGGCCCTGGCCCACGAGGGCATCGCGGCGATCCTCGACGAGACGGACCCGGCAGCGGCGGCGGAACACCGGGCGGCGGGGCGGGCCGTATTGCCGGATCCACACGTTACTGATGTGTTCCGGAACGGCAGGATGGTGTGGGCTGACGGGCGGAGTTGA
- a CDS encoding helix-turn-helix transcriptional regulator has product MNRTARLYALVEELRAAAPRPLTVAALAVRFEVSTRTVQRDLQALMEAGVPVHATVGRGGGWAIDPGMTLPPIHFTAEEASALAVALAAVDVSTPYAGAARTAGLKIAASMAGRASAAAQQLAARIVSLPTPADSAVRAAVEQALTTQTVLRLSYVDAAGRRSDRAVEPAGLLTADGRWYLIAWCRTRQAGRGFRLDRITAAAPTDEQAKPHDLSALLRGSAAADAAPPATLASLMPPP; this is encoded by the coding sequence GTGAATCGCACTGCCCGGCTCTATGCGCTGGTGGAAGAGTTGCGCGCGGCGGCGCCGCGGCCGCTGACGGTCGCCGCGCTCGCGGTACGTTTCGAAGTGAGCACGCGTACGGTGCAGCGTGACCTCCAGGCGCTGATGGAGGCAGGTGTCCCGGTACACGCCACGGTCGGGCGGGGCGGGGGCTGGGCGATCGACCCGGGGATGACCCTGCCCCCGATCCACTTCACCGCCGAGGAGGCCTCGGCGCTGGCGGTCGCGCTGGCCGCAGTCGACGTCTCCACCCCGTACGCCGGGGCGGCCCGCACGGCAGGCCTGAAAATCGCGGCCTCGATGGCCGGCCGAGCCTCGGCGGCGGCACAACAACTGGCCGCACGGATCGTGTCGTTGCCGACGCCTGCCGACTCTGCGGTCCGCGCCGCGGTGGAACAAGCCCTCACCACCCAGACGGTCCTACGCCTGTCCTACGTCGACGCCGCAGGACGCCGAAGCGACCGCGCGGTGGAGCCGGCCGGGCTGCTCACGGCGGACGGACGGTGGTATCTCATCGCCTGGTGCCGCACACGACAGGCGGGCCGGGGCTTCCGGCTGGACCGCATCACAGCGGCGGCCCCCACTGATGAGCAGGCCAAGCCGCACGACCTGTCCGCGCTGCTGCGGGGCTCGGCTGCGGCGGACGCCGCGCCGCCGGCCACGTTGGCCTCACTGATGCCTCCGCCTTGA
- a CDS encoding alpha/beta hydrolase encodes MITDEDCLAETLAFNAQFEATAASRPAREGTPGADLLATLRRNRLGGDTPPTRLPYGQDRVVEGDVKVRVFVPDRVDGVYLHFHGGGWAFGSADGQDERLWLLAERARLAVVSVDYRLAPEHPFPAGPDDCEAAARWLVKHAAAEFGTERLLIGGESAGAHLSVVTLLRLRDRHGVIGAFRAAHLLFGPYDLSMTPSQRSFGSRRLLSNTDTLRRTYELFTPGIGAEQRRDPEVSPLFADLAGLPTARIVVGTEDPLLDDSLFLARRWQAAGASVQLEVVAGAMHGFTLFPLTVTERELRRERDFLSTTGR; translated from the coding sequence ATGATCACCGATGAGGACTGCCTCGCCGAGACCCTGGCCTTCAACGCACAGTTCGAGGCGACCGCAGCGAGCCGACCGGCGCGCGAAGGAACACCGGGCGCGGACCTGCTGGCCACGTTGCGGCGTAACCGACTTGGTGGCGACACGCCGCCGACGAGACTGCCGTACGGCCAAGACCGTGTCGTTGAGGGCGATGTCAAGGTGCGGGTCTTCGTGCCGGATCGCGTCGACGGCGTGTATCTGCACTTCCACGGAGGCGGCTGGGCCTTCGGTTCTGCGGACGGGCAGGACGAGAGGCTGTGGCTGCTCGCCGAGCGGGCTCGGCTGGCGGTGGTGAGCGTGGACTACCGACTCGCGCCGGAACACCCCTTCCCGGCAGGGCCCGACGACTGCGAAGCGGCTGCCCGGTGGCTGGTGAAGCACGCCGCGGCCGAGTTCGGGACCGAACGGCTACTGATCGGCGGTGAGTCGGCCGGAGCCCACCTGAGCGTGGTAACGCTGCTGCGACTTCGAGACCGGCACGGCGTCATCGGCGCGTTTCGGGCGGCCCACCTGCTCTTCGGGCCCTACGACCTGTCGATGACACCGAGCCAGCGGTCGTTCGGCTCCAGGCGGCTGTTGAGCAACACCGACACCCTGCGGCGTACGTACGAGCTGTTCACACCGGGCATCGGGGCGGAGCAGCGCCGTGACCCCGAGGTTTCCCCGCTGTTCGCCGACCTTGCCGGCCTGCCGACGGCCCGGATCGTCGTAGGCACCGAAGATCCTCTGCTGGACGACTCGTTGTTCCTGGCCCGGCGGTGGCAGGCGGCGGGGGCGTCGGTGCAGCTTGAGGTCGTTGCCGGAGCCATGCACGGTTTCACACTGTTCCCGCTGACCGTCACCGAGCGGGAACTACGGCGCGAGCGGGACTTCTTGTCCACGACGGGACGGTAG